A portion of the Chondrinema litorale genome contains these proteins:
- a CDS encoding glycoside hydrolase family 172 protein: protein MRLRLIFVFSLILSSASLYAQEFNGLNVNMNNLYQLSDAKTRSISPENFTGEKGGGGRTTVEDGSAGAAARDLGLGWKTNPFIVIPADSVFELANIDGSGAIQHIWMTPTGNWRYSVIRIYWDDEKEPSVEVPVGDFFAAAYEYKQINSLAVCVNPGSAFNSYWVMPFRKKCRITMENIDTKPMRLYYQIDYTLTEVPEDAAYFHAQFRRVNPVKYKDVYTIVDNIKGKGQYVGTYMAWQSNNNGWWGEGEIKFFMDGDKQFPTICGTGTEDYFCGSYGFAIKGKYIDYTTPYAGFHVIRPEGDFTYKSQTRFGMYRWHVTDPIRFNKDLKVTMQALGWRSDGRYLPLKDDIASVAFWYQAEPHNAFPDFPSKDELEIN, encoded by the coding sequence ATGCGACTCAGATTAATTTTCGTTTTCAGCCTTATCCTTAGTTCAGCATCACTTTATGCCCAAGAGTTTAATGGTTTAAATGTGAATATGAATAACCTTTACCAACTGTCAGATGCTAAAACTAGATCGATTAGCCCAGAAAACTTTACTGGTGAAAAAGGCGGTGGAGGCAGAACAACCGTAGAAGATGGAAGTGCCGGAGCGGCTGCCAGAGATTTAGGTCTTGGTTGGAAAACAAATCCTTTTATTGTCATTCCTGCTGATTCAGTTTTTGAACTGGCAAATATTGATGGCTCCGGAGCTATTCAACACATCTGGATGACTCCAACAGGTAACTGGCGATATTCGGTAATTAGAATCTATTGGGATGATGAAAAAGAACCGTCTGTAGAAGTACCTGTAGGTGATTTTTTTGCAGCCGCTTACGAATACAAACAGATTAATTCTCTAGCAGTTTGTGTAAATCCCGGTAGTGCTTTTAATAGTTATTGGGTGATGCCTTTCAGAAAAAAGTGTCGCATTACAATGGAAAACATCGATACCAAACCCATGCGTTTGTATTACCAAATCGATTATACCTTAACCGAAGTGCCAGAAGATGCCGCCTATTTCCACGCACAGTTCAGAAGAGTAAATCCTGTTAAATACAAAGATGTCTACACCATTGTGGATAACATAAAAGGCAAAGGGCAGTATGTGGGAACTTACATGGCTTGGCAAAGCAACAACAATGGCTGGTGGGGCGAAGGTGAAATTAAATTTTTTATGGATGGTGATAAGCAATTCCCGACCATTTGCGGCACTGGTACCGAAGATTATTTTTGTGGCTCCTACGGATTTGCCATAAAAGGAAAATACATAGATTATACAACTCCTTATGCCGGCTTCCATGTAATTAGACCTGAGGGAGATTTTACCTATAAATCGCAAACCAGATTTGGCATGTATCGCTGGCATGTAACCGACCCTATCCGTTTTAACAAAGACCTAAAAGTAACCATGCAAGCATTGGGTTGGAGAAGCGATGGAAGATATTTGCCTTTAAAAGACGACATTGCTTCTGTGGCTTTTTGGTATCAGGCAGAGCCACATAATGCTTTCCCAGATTTTCCATCGAAAGATGAGCTAGAAATTAACTAG
- a CDS encoding OB-fold-containig protein, with protein sequence MEFLSYALEPVNLPYTFLMILVSFYWLGTFVGVLDLSSFDVDVDLDADIDMDADVDTDADVSAEGGSAVNNLLYFFNIGEIPIMILISFFALFLWVGSVLSNYYLANSSWGVAAILFIPLIIVSLLLTKVACMPFVQMFKHINKPDDVKVVGKVCTLRSTADGENMGLAEVKLDGIAQTVYVVTHDGTPLNKGDQALVLMRKEDKNCYVVEAYHTSN encoded by the coding sequence ATGGAATTTCTAAGTTATGCTTTGGAGCCTGTAAACTTGCCTTATACATTTTTAATGATATTGGTTTCATTTTACTGGTTGGGCACATTTGTAGGTGTACTTGATCTAAGCAGTTTTGATGTTGACGTAGACTTGGATGCCGATATAGATATGGATGCAGACGTAGACACAGACGCAGATGTATCAGCAGAAGGAGGAAGTGCAGTCAACAATCTGCTTTACTTTTTCAATATAGGTGAAATCCCTATCATGATTCTGATAAGCTTTTTTGCACTGTTTCTTTGGGTAGGTTCTGTTTTAAGTAATTATTACCTAGCAAACAGCTCTTGGGGCGTAGCTGCAATATTATTTATCCCACTCATTATAGTGAGTTTGTTGTTAACCAAAGTTGCTTGTATGCCTTTTGTGCAAATGTTTAAGCACATCAACAAACCAGATGATGTAAAGGTAGTTGGCAAAGTTTGTACTTTGAGAAGTACGGCTGATGGTGAAAATATGGGATTGGCAGAAGTAAAACTAGATGGCATAGCCCAAACAGTTTATGTGGTAACACACGACGGTACTCCGCTTAATAAAGGTGATCAGGCATTGGTACTGATGCGCAAAGAAGATAAAAACTGCTATGTGGTAGAAGCCTATCACACATCAAATTGA
- a CDS encoding RagB/SusD family nutrient uptake outer membrane protein, whose protein sequence is MLYKNMKITSITTILLILAMVFSCQDLEEEAKGTLISDSFFSSLSDLDAGVTATYSEVISGAWGGIASRDIWAPLMGADDLTTLPTQSGWSQYDRFAVEPLSGIVSIFWGQHYKVIYSANNVIENYEKVVAEEDAILSRVAQVRFLRAFSYFWLVRLFGDVPITTTTLDMEITRAPKEEVYALIEEDLLFAEQHLPEAWPGEPGRVTVWAAKSLLSQVYLTMAGWPLKDESKYALAAQKAEEVINNSSHYLLPNFEDVWLMSNELNDEIVWGLQFCRLVDCGTNARTSITATTMGPSEEGGWDQIFFEVGFFNDFPEGPRKDVTFHTTFTDGTEWQNSNAKHPFVGKFRDGSVPREDNYESMYLTGRNLQILRYSEVLLTYAEAAAMSSGPSEKAYEAVNMVKRRAKGLPIDTPDPSVDLEPGLSNTEFRDAVLQEKAWELAAEYTRWFDLVRTEKVKEANQNKANGDLAPLGDITEEDYLMPIPAVELQLNPNLTQNIGY, encoded by the coding sequence ATGCTTTATAAAAATATGAAAATAACTTCCATTACAACGATTTTGCTCATTCTGGCAATGGTTTTTTCTTGTCAAGATTTGGAAGAAGAGGCCAAAGGAACATTAATTAGCGATTCATTTTTTTCATCCTTATCCGATTTAGATGCAGGTGTAACCGCCACTTACTCCGAAGTAATCTCTGGAGCATGGGGAGGTATTGCATCCAGAGATATTTGGGCACCATTAATGGGTGCTGATGATCTTACCACTTTACCCACGCAATCTGGTTGGTCGCAATACGATCGATTTGCAGTAGAACCACTCAGTGGTATTGTTTCCATTTTCTGGGGGCAACATTATAAGGTTATCTACTCAGCCAACAATGTAATTGAAAACTATGAGAAAGTAGTTGCCGAAGAAGATGCCATTCTATCTAGAGTTGCTCAGGTGAGGTTTTTACGAGCATTTTCTTACTTCTGGTTGGTAAGACTTTTTGGCGATGTACCCATCACAACCACCACATTAGATATGGAAATTACCAGAGCGCCCAAAGAAGAAGTTTATGCTTTAATAGAAGAAGACCTTTTGTTTGCCGAACAACATTTACCAGAAGCATGGCCCGGCGAGCCCGGTCGTGTTACAGTTTGGGCAGCAAAATCTTTACTTTCTCAAGTGTATTTAACGATGGCAGGCTGGCCACTAAAAGATGAATCTAAATATGCATTGGCAGCTCAAAAAGCAGAAGAAGTAATAAACAATTCTTCGCATTATCTACTACCCAACTTCGAAGATGTATGGCTTATGTCTAATGAATTGAATGATGAGATTGTTTGGGGGCTACAGTTTTGTCGTCTGGTAGATTGTGGCACCAATGCCAGAACTAGTATCACCGCCACCACTATGGGCCCAAGTGAAGAAGGTGGTTGGGATCAAATCTTTTTCGAAGTTGGGTTCTTTAACGATTTTCCTGAAGGACCAAGAAAAGATGTTACTTTCCACACCACATTTACAGATGGTACCGAATGGCAAAACAGCAATGCCAAACATCCTTTTGTGGGCAAATTTAGAGATGGGTCTGTACCAAGAGAAGACAACTATGAAAGTATGTACCTAACTGGTAGAAACTTGCAAATATTGAGATATTCAGAAGTATTGCTCACTTATGCTGAGGCAGCGGCCATGTCTTCTGGACCTAGTGAAAAAGCTTATGAGGCCGTAAACATGGTAAAAAGAAGGGCGAAAGGTTTGCCTATTGACACACCAGACCCATCTGTTGACTTGGAGCCGGGCTTGTCTAACACTGAGTTTAGAGATGCCGTATTGCAAGAAAAAGCTTGGGAGCTAGCTGCTGAATACACCAGATGGTTTGATCTTGTAAGAACCGAAAAAGTAAAAGAAGCTAACCAGAATAAAGCCAATGGCGATCTAGCACCACTTGGCGATATTACCGAAGAAGATTATCTAATGCCGATTCCAGCTGTGGAGTTACAACTCAACCCCAATTTGACACAAAATATCGGTTATTAG
- a CDS encoding SusC/RagA family TonB-linked outer membrane protein, which translates to MLSKLFLYGLLLQTVFYSVILASEGTAQVKNVKEVDVIVNADISTLNAFFKDIERQTLYKFAYSDQNLRHDKIKGKLQSGERNFYEVLRELSKINKLKFKQVNNSISVDAEKPDEKEDDFYELLQEIDISGTITSSEDGEGLPGVNVILKGTSQGAVSDINGNYKIKVPSTNSVLVFSFVGFNSQEITVGNQSVIDVALSPDIRSLEEIVVVGYGVQDKSDLTGSVASINSEDFEQQPLIRTENALKGRTAGVTVQTPSGAPGASMKIRIRGFNSINGNNNPLYVIDGFIGADISTLNPNDIASMDVLKDASATAIYGSRGSNGVVIITTKSGKKGQLKIDFDAFYSADKISRKLDLLNAEEYMNVVNARNRDLNLNDVFTQSEIDSVASTGGTNWLDEILRTGATQNYQLALSGGTDKTRFYISGSMSDQEGIIKNSYYKRYGIRANLSSELTKKIDVDFNIYANHTFARNNYTYDGRGTALGAAHVFPPNIAVIDEATQGYTVSPGSYGPIAGNPVYQVTERLFDEKKWNTWSKLQLNYEIIEGLKFSVMGGVNGVFTHSPTFKRFQPGADESTSEAIQTDNFYYRLQNTNILNYAKKLGSNHKFDISAIYEQQITKSEGNYAYATGLTTNALTYYRLQLGANQQVSSGYSDETLQSFLGRVNYTFKDRYLFTASFRADGSSKFGEGNKYGYFPSAALAWRLSDEPFLNTVDFISDLKIRTSVGKVGSQAISPYQTLTTLALNQNYPFNNTSMSVGVGPGTPSNPDLKWETTTQYNVGIDYGILGGKVNGTIDYYHKETNDLLLNVPVPRYAGGGSVLKNIGSVENKGFEFLVNWSTIDHANFKLNTSFNLSINRNKILSLGEDSVLYIGNFILKPGEPISQFYGLTYEGTWKENEADEAAEFYQVPGDPRYRDVNGDKVIGNEDMSILGSPLPDFNWGWNTSIEYKNFDLNVLINGTQGNQVWNHTRFLILGSGDAIPTSKEILNRWTPENNQSDIPGFSATSNSRANSNQWIEDGSFIRIANVTLGYTIPETVLKNTLNRARFYISVQNLGLITNYSSYDPELSTTPLGSDTQQGIDNSTYPAVRTFTVGTKISL; encoded by the coding sequence ATGCTATCTAAACTTTTTTTGTATGGCTTGCTACTTCAGACAGTTTTTTACTCTGTAATACTGGCTTCTGAAGGCACCGCTCAGGTAAAAAATGTGAAAGAGGTAGATGTAATTGTAAATGCAGATATCTCCACACTTAATGCTTTTTTTAAAGATATAGAGCGACAAACACTTTACAAGTTTGCTTATTCTGATCAAAATCTACGACACGATAAGATTAAAGGAAAGCTACAAAGCGGTGAAAGAAACTTTTACGAAGTACTGCGCGAGCTTTCTAAAATCAATAAACTAAAATTTAAACAGGTAAATAATTCTATTTCGGTAGATGCAGAAAAACCTGATGAAAAGGAAGATGATTTTTATGAACTGTTACAAGAGATTGATATCAGCGGCACCATTACCTCTAGCGAAGATGGAGAAGGGTTACCCGGTGTAAATGTGATTTTAAAAGGAACTTCGCAAGGCGCAGTAAGTGACATTAATGGCAATTATAAAATAAAAGTACCTTCTACTAACAGTGTATTGGTTTTCAGTTTTGTTGGATTCAATTCGCAAGAAATTACTGTTGGTAACCAATCTGTAATTGATGTTGCACTTTCGCCAGATATTCGATCGCTAGAAGAAATTGTGGTGGTTGGTTATGGTGTACAAGACAAATCTGACTTAACAGGCTCTGTCGCTTCTATTAACTCAGAAGATTTTGAACAACAACCTTTAATTCGTACCGAAAATGCATTAAAAGGCAGAACGGCCGGAGTTACTGTCCAAACGCCAAGTGGTGCTCCGGGTGCAAGCATGAAAATAAGAATTAGAGGTTTTAACTCTATTAATGGTAATAATAATCCTCTTTATGTAATAGACGGATTTATTGGAGCAGATATTTCTACGCTTAACCCTAATGATATTGCTTCGATGGATGTGTTGAAAGATGCTTCTGCCACAGCGATTTATGGTTCTAGAGGTTCTAATGGTGTAGTAATTATCACAACTAAATCGGGTAAAAAAGGACAGCTTAAGATAGACTTTGACGCTTTTTATAGTGCTGATAAAATTAGCCGTAAACTAGATTTACTCAATGCAGAAGAATACATGAATGTGGTAAATGCAAGAAACCGAGATTTAAACCTCAACGATGTTTTTACTCAAAGTGAAATTGATTCTGTTGCCAGTACTGGTGGTACCAATTGGCTCGACGAAATTTTAAGAACTGGAGCCACTCAAAATTACCAGCTTGCACTTAGTGGCGGTACCGATAAAACCAGATTCTATATTTCAGGTTCAATGTCAGATCAAGAAGGCATTATCAAAAATTCGTACTATAAAAGATATGGCATAAGAGCTAACCTTAGTTCAGAACTTACTAAAAAAATTGATGTAGATTTTAACATCTATGCAAACCACACTTTTGCCAGAAACAACTATACGTACGATGGTAGAGGTACAGCATTAGGTGCAGCTCATGTTTTTCCGCCAAACATCGCAGTAATAGACGAAGCAACACAAGGCTATACGGTCTCACCCGGTTCTTATGGGCCAATAGCCGGCAACCCAGTGTATCAGGTTACAGAAAGGTTGTTTGACGAAAAAAAATGGAATACTTGGTCTAAACTTCAATTAAATTATGAAATTATTGAAGGTTTAAAATTCTCTGTAATGGGTGGTGTAAATGGCGTTTTTACGCATAGCCCAACCTTTAAGCGTTTCCAACCCGGCGCAGATGAATCTACCAGCGAGGCCATCCAGACAGATAATTTTTATTACAGGTTGCAAAATACCAACATCTTAAATTATGCAAAAAAACTGGGTAGCAATCACAAGTTTGATATTTCGGCTATTTACGAACAACAGATCACCAAATCGGAAGGCAATTATGCTTATGCTACTGGTTTAACCACCAATGCATTAACCTATTACCGATTGCAATTAGGTGCGAATCAGCAAGTATCTTCAGGTTATTCTGATGAAACCCTACAATCATTTCTTGGTCGGGTAAATTATACTTTTAAAGATAGATACCTTTTTACGGCTTCTTTTAGGGCTGATGGTTCTTCTAAATTTGGTGAAGGCAACAAATACGGATATTTCCCTTCTGCCGCCCTTGCTTGGCGACTTTCAGATGAGCCATTTTTAAATACAGTTGATTTTATCAGCGATTTAAAAATAAGAACCAGTGTTGGTAAAGTAGGTAGTCAGGCGATTTCACCATATCAAACACTTACCACATTAGCACTCAACCAGAATTATCCATTTAACAACACTTCTATGAGTGTGGGTGTTGGTCCGGGAACTCCTTCTAACCCCGATTTAAAGTGGGAAACTACCACGCAATACAATGTAGGTATTGACTATGGAATTTTAGGTGGAAAAGTAAATGGTACTATAGATTATTACCACAAAGAAACCAACGATCTGTTGCTAAATGTACCAGTTCCAAGATATGCAGGTGGTGGAAGTGTGCTTAAAAATATAGGCTCTGTTGAGAATAAAGGATTTGAGTTTTTGGTAAACTGGTCTACCATCGATCATGCTAATTTCAAATTAAACACTTCTTTCAACCTCAGTATTAACCGAAATAAAATTCTTTCACTAGGAGAAGATAGTGTGCTATACATTGGCAACTTTATACTAAAACCGGGTGAGCCAATTTCTCAGTTTTACGGACTCACTTACGAAGGAACTTGGAAAGAAAACGAAGCTGATGAAGCCGCAGAGTTTTATCAAGTTCCGGGCGATCCGCGATACAGAGATGTAAATGGAGATAAAGTAATTGGTAATGAAGACATGAGTATTTTGGGAAGCCCACTTCCAGATTTTAACTGGGGATGGAATACCAGCATCGAATACAAAAACTTCGATTTAAATGTACTCATCAATGGCACACAAGGAAATCAGGTTTGGAACCATACTCGATTCTTAATTCTTGGCAGTGGTGATGCCATTCCTACATCTAAGGAAATACTCAACCGATGGACGCCAGAGAATAACCAGTCAGACATTCCGGGCTTTAGTGCAACGAGTAACTCAAGAGCCAACTCAAATCAATGGATAGAAGATGGTAGTTTTATCAGAATTGCCAATGTTACTTTAGGCTATACCATTCCTGAAACGGTATTAAAAAACACGTTGAATAGAGCTAGGTTTTACATCAGTGTTCAAAACTTAGGTTTAATTACCAATTATTCTAGTTACGACCCAGAGCTTTCTACTACGCCACTTGGTTCAGACACGCAACAAGGTATTGACAACAGCACTTACCCAGCAGTTAGAACCTTTACTGTAGGCACTAAAATCTCTCTTTAA
- a CDS encoding FecR family protein: MNQTEAFLNDPKFWLWVKSPDKELDDYWQSWCEQHPDKIKELQEARAFLSTIEFKQFTASETEKQSDWAKIKAGTQSQTTTFYRFTNFYRIAAIITLILISIVSAYLFFEQLNVEKAPVVTMEQRATNAGQKISLKLTDGTYIKLNSGSKLIYPSQFSDTARIVKLIGEAYFEVAKDAKRPFLVEAGNITTKVLGTRFNVNGYSENVSVSLIEGSVEVSNETDGKTTRQLIVPGEKARWTNNEFTIEKLNKLEIGWKDNILYFQKSSISEIKNVLEKWYGVTIHIDQPEKIMKSFNGEFQDESLDNVLESMGFAMKFNYRIEDKHVYINPNENE; this comes from the coding sequence ATGAACCAGACTGAAGCATTTTTAAACGATCCAAAATTTTGGCTATGGGTTAAATCACCAGATAAAGAACTCGACGATTACTGGCAATCTTGGTGCGAGCAACATCCTGATAAGATAAAAGAACTACAAGAAGCAAGAGCATTTTTAAGCACCATCGAGTTTAAACAATTCACCGCCAGCGAAACTGAGAAGCAAAGCGATTGGGCAAAGATTAAAGCTGGCACTCAGAGCCAAACAACAACATTCTATCGCTTTACAAATTTCTATCGTATTGCGGCCATCATCACTCTAATTTTAATCTCTATTGTATCAGCCTACTTATTCTTCGAGCAACTTAATGTTGAAAAAGCACCAGTGGTTACCATGGAACAACGAGCTACTAATGCTGGACAAAAAATCTCACTTAAATTGACCGATGGCACTTATATAAAACTGAACTCAGGCAGTAAACTCATTTATCCGTCACAATTTTCAGATACAGCCAGAATAGTAAAACTTATTGGAGAGGCATATTTCGAAGTAGCCAAAGACGCTAAAAGACCTTTTTTAGTGGAAGCCGGAAATATTACTACCAAAGTACTTGGCACCCGATTTAATGTGAATGGTTACAGCGAAAACGTATCAGTTTCTTTGATTGAAGGCTCAGTAGAAGTAAGTAATGAAACCGATGGAAAGACTACTCGACAGTTGATTGTTCCTGGTGAAAAAGCCCGATGGACTAACAATGAGTTTACCATAGAAAAACTAAATAAACTGGAAATCGGCTGGAAAGATAACATCCTGTACTTCCAAAAAAGCAGCATTTCCGAAATTAAAAATGTATTGGAAAAGTGGTACGGAGTTACCATTCATATAGATCAACCAGAAAAGATAATGAAATCCTTTAATGGTGAATTTCAAGACGAAAGCCTCGACAATGTGCTGGAAAGTATGGGCTTCGCCATGAAGTTTAACTACCGAATAGAAGATAAACATGTATACATAAACCCTAACGAAAATGAATAA
- a CDS encoding flotillin family protein, giving the protein MIGQTVIIFLVATAVIVFGTVAIIASFFKKIQQGKVIVRTGIGGAKVFFNGGTVIPVLQRMDIMDISVQSFEISREGKNGLICKDNLRADIRVAFFVRVNRDSVMDVAQAIGCDRASDTSLLVALFEAKFSEALKTVGKQFDFIDLYNSRDELNNMVRKAIGTDLNGYILEDCAIDYLEQTPLASLDPDNILDSEGIKKITEKTAAQKILANKIRNDEEKTIKKQDVERQEAVLELEKQQAEAEEKQRREISTIRSREEAAASMVEHEERLKAENARIRVDEELEIATQNKERQVIIAQKNKEKVDAVETERLEKERMLEATEREKIVSLANIAKEKALEQEKRDIQDVIKERIILEKSVVEEQEKIKDTQAYAEADRLKKVSITKAEQDAEEQLLKEVKAAEAQRQAAEIRAKQKRIDADTEFMIAEKDAEATKVLAKAKIEDEAARGIAEAKVIEFKAQAQELQAAADAKTIEETAKAEAKGMEAKAIAIEKQGMAEAKVANEKALVEAQRIRAEAEANKLLDEAGRGLEEFRLKLQIEKDIEMARVNVQKDIAMAQAQVMSDGLKSAKIDIVGGDSMFFEKIIQSITTGKSVDRFVESSSTIQEIKSNLLDSENGNMIEKVRDMISRFGLTTEDIKNLSVSALLFKLSSYSNDSKEQSFISSLIDHARKSGIAEMPVKALGL; this is encoded by the coding sequence ATGATTGGACAAACAGTGATAATTTTTCTGGTAGCTACTGCCGTGATCGTTTTTGGTACAGTTGCTATAATTGCCAGCTTTTTTAAAAAAATACAACAAGGTAAAGTAATAGTAAGAACAGGCATTGGAGGTGCAAAAGTGTTCTTTAATGGAGGTACGGTAATACCTGTTTTGCAAAGAATGGATATTATGGATATTTCTGTTCAGAGCTTCGAAATTAGCAGAGAAGGTAAAAATGGATTGATTTGTAAGGATAACCTTCGTGCTGATATTAGGGTTGCATTCTTTGTGAGAGTGAATCGCGATAGTGTGATGGATGTTGCTCAAGCGATTGGTTGCGATAGAGCATCGGATACGAGTTTGCTTGTTGCTTTGTTTGAAGCAAAATTCTCAGAAGCTTTAAAAACCGTAGGTAAGCAATTCGACTTTATCGATTTATACAATTCGAGAGATGAGTTGAACAACATGGTAAGAAAGGCGATTGGTACAGACCTTAATGGTTATATACTAGAAGACTGTGCGATTGACTACTTAGAGCAAACACCACTTGCTTCACTCGATCCAGATAATATCTTAGATTCTGAAGGTATCAAGAAAATTACTGAGAAAACTGCTGCTCAAAAGATACTTGCTAACAAGATTAGAAACGACGAAGAGAAAACCATCAAAAAGCAAGATGTTGAAAGACAAGAAGCAGTTCTTGAGCTTGAAAAACAACAAGCTGAAGCAGAAGAAAAACAACGCAGAGAAATTTCAACAATTCGCTCAAGAGAAGAAGCTGCTGCCTCAATGGTAGAGCACGAAGAAAGATTGAAAGCAGAAAATGCACGCATCCGTGTAGATGAAGAATTGGAGATTGCTACTCAAAATAAAGAGAGACAAGTAATTATTGCTCAGAAAAACAAAGAGAAAGTAGATGCAGTAGAGACAGAGCGCCTAGAAAAAGAAAGAATGCTAGAAGCTACAGAAAGAGAGAAAATTGTTTCGTTGGCAAATATTGCTAAAGAAAAAGCCCTTGAGCAAGAGAAACGCGATATTCAAGATGTAATTAAAGAGCGTATCATTCTTGAAAAATCTGTGGTAGAAGAGCAAGAGAAGATTAAAGATACTCAGGCTTATGCAGAGGCTGATCGTTTGAAAAAAGTATCGATTACCAAAGCTGAGCAAGATGCAGAAGAGCAATTATTGAAAGAAGTAAAAGCTGCTGAAGCACAAAGACAGGCTGCTGAAATTAGAGCGAAACAAAAACGCATTGATGCAGATACTGAATTTATGATCGCAGAAAAAGATGCAGAAGCTACCAAAGTGTTGGCTAAAGCGAAAATAGAAGACGAAGCTGCTAGAGGTATTGCAGAAGCGAAAGTAATTGAATTTAAAGCGCAAGCTCAAGAGTTGCAAGCTGCTGCAGATGCTAAAACTATCGAAGAAACAGCCAAAGCAGAGGCAAAAGGTATGGAAGCGAAGGCAATTGCCATTGAGAAACAAGGTATGGCTGAGGCTAAAGTAGCTAATGAGAAAGCATTGGTAGAAGCACAGAGAATTAGAGCAGAAGCTGAGGCTAACAAATTGTTAGACGAAGCTGGTAGAGGTTTGGAAGAATTCCGCTTGAAATTGCAGATTGAGAAGGATATTGAAATGGCGCGTGTAAATGTGCAAAAAGACATTGCAATGGCACAAGCTCAAGTAATGAGTGATGGATTAAAATCTGCTAAGATTGATATCGTAGGTGGAGACAGCATGTTCTTCGAGAAAATTATTCAGTCTATTACCACTGGTAAATCAGTAGACCGCTTTGTAGAAAGCAGTAGTACTATACAGGAGATCAAAAGCAACTTGCTTGATTCTGAAAATGGTAACATGATTGAGAAAGTAAGAGACATGATTTCCAGATTCGGATTAACCACAGAAGATATCAAA
- a CDS encoding RNA polymerase sigma factor — translation MVDKKQHIIDDKELINGLSRDDYASFECIYNKYYQPLYNYSCQFSGIKAYNHDCIQDLFIDLWNNRSKTTITYSLQAYLYKSLRYKIQHQIRKDQTRAKNIQGYFEDSFEIFFHEQEYLEKIELEKHHISKLKDSIQQLAPKQRELIYLIYFNNLSYDDVSQIMGISKKTAYNQVHSAIKNLRTSLGDLIFTLLFIYPNLP, via the coding sequence ATGGTTGACAAAAAACAACACATAATCGACGATAAAGAGCTAATAAACGGACTTAGCCGAGACGATTATGCCAGTTTTGAATGTATTTATAATAAATACTATCAACCTCTGTATAACTACTCTTGCCAGTTTAGTGGAATTAAAGCCTACAACCACGATTGCATTCAAGACTTATTTATAGACCTCTGGAATAACCGTAGTAAAACCACCATTACTTACTCTTTGCAAGCTTATCTTTATAAGAGTTTGCGGTATAAAATCCAGCATCAGATAAGAAAAGACCAAACAAGAGCTAAGAACATACAAGGCTATTTTGAAGATTCGTTTGAGATATTTTTTCATGAGCAAGAATACTTGGAGAAGATTGAGTTAGAAAAACACCATATCTCAAAACTAAAGGATAGCATACAACAACTTGCCCCCAAACAGAGAGAGTTAATCTACCTCATCTATTTTAATAACCTCTCTTATGATGATGTTTCTCAGATTATGGGCATCAGTAAAAAAACGGCATACAATCAGGTGCATAGTGCGATTAAAAATCTGAGAACTTCTCTAGGCGATTTAATATTTACCCTACTTTTTATATACCCGAATTTACCTTAA